The stretch of DNA GTGCTGGGCGAAGAACCAGCCGGTGGCGCTACGGCTCGCTACGTCGATTCGTCCGTGCAGCGACTACAAGTCAAGGCGCGGGGCATGTTCGATGCGCGTCACGTGATCACTTGCAACGGTCGCAAGGTGCCTTTGCATCCCACCGGCACGGCGGGCGAATTTGTTGCTGGAGTACGGTATCGGGCTTGGCAACCGCCAAATTGCCTGCATCCCACAATTCCTGTGGATGAGCCGTTGGTGTTTGATGTGTTGGATACTTGGCTGGGCCGCTCGGTGGGCGGGTGCAAGTATCACGTGGGGCATCCCGGCGGTCGGAATCCGGACGATTTCCCCGTCAATGCCTATGAAGCGGAGGGCCGCCGTGCTTCTCGGTTCTTTAAGATGGGGCATACTGGCGGAGCAACGACGATTCCAGACGACGAGCAGAACGAAGTGTTTCCGTTTACGCTTGACCTTCGCCGAAATCGCGTCAAAGTATAGGCTTCCGATTTTTTTTGAGTAGCGAATCGGGCGTCATGGTACAACTTCAGGAACCGAACGACATCGTGCCCACATCCCCTCTGTCCGTGAACGGTCTAATTCAAAATTACGCGCCGCCTGCCGGGGTTTATGATGAATTTATTGCCGCCGATGGAACTCCCCGCGCACACACCCGTGGCTTTTTGGATTCCATCAACGGGATCGGCCGCGAAGAGTTTGCGCGGCGATGGCAGCAAGCGCAGCGAACGGTGCAGGCCAACGACTTTGCATTTGGCGGCTACGCCACACCCGAAGACAAGTTGCGTCCGTGGGAGCTGGATGCGATTCCGCTCATGATATCCGCAGCGGAATGGGATAAGGTCTCCGCGGCGCTGACGCAACGCGCCCGGTTGTTGAATCTGGTGCTGCAGGATTTGTATGGTGAGCAAACACTGGTCAAGCAAGGGTTATTGCCACCGGAATTGTTGTACGCGCATCCGGGATTTTTGCGTCCGTATCACGGACAATTGGATCCCTCTCGTCACATGCTCCACTTCTACGCGGCCGATTTGGCGCGTTCGCCCAACGGGGAATGGTGGATTCTGGCGGATCGGACGGAAGCTCCTTCGGGGCTGGGATATGCCTTGGAGAACCGGATTGTCGTCTCGCGGATGCTGCCGGACATTTTTCATCGCTGTCAGGTCGAGCGTTTGGCGCCATTTTTTATCGCGGCCCAGGAGACGTTGCACGGTCTTGCTCCGCAACATACGGAAAACCCGCGGGTAGTGTTGTTGAGCCATGGGCCGACGAGCCTGAACTATTTCGAAGATTCCTATCTGGCACGCTATCTGGAGTACACCCTGGTTGAAGGGGGGGATCTTGCCGTACGCAACGACCAAGTCATGCTCAAGACTTTGGGCGGATTGCTGCCGGTCGATGTGATCCTGCGGCGGCAGAACAGCAGTGACTGTGATCCGTTGGAGCTGGGTTCGAAATCGGGACTGGGAATTGCCGGGCTACGACAATCGACGCGAAACGGCGCGGTGGGCGTAGCTAATGCATTGGGGAGCGGTCTGGTCGAATCGGTGGCGTTTATGGCGTTCATGCCGCGCTTGTGCCAGTTGTTGCTCGGCGAGAAACTGTTGATTCCCGGGGTGGCATCCTGGTGGTGCGGACAACCAGATGGGTTGGCGCACGTGCTCAAGAACTTGGACAACCTGATCATTCAACCGGCGTTTCGCAATCGCGGAAAAGATGGCCCCACGCGCGAGGCATTGGCGCAAATGTCATCGACGGAGTTAGCAAACACCATCAAAGCCAATCCGGTGCAATTTGCCGCTCAGGAGAAAGTGGCCCGTTCTACAGTTCCCATCTGGAGACGTGATCTGAATCCGGCCTATTTGGCGTTGCGGAGCTATCTGGTAACCGATGGCGAAAAATATACCGTTATGCAAGGGGCATTAGCCCGCACCTCCTCAGCGCTCGATCCACTCGAACTGTCGGTTCGCAAGGGAGAAGGTAGCAAGGATGTGTGGATCTTAGCTGACGGACCGGTCGATCAGGTGACCCTGTTGGAAGAGCCGGGCCGGGCCATTACGCTGCGGCGCAGCGGAGCCGAACTTCCCAGTCGAACGGCCGACAACTTTTTTTGGCTGGGACGTCAAATGGAACGCGCCGAGGCAACAGCGCGGCTGTTACGCTCCGCGGCAAGCCGACTCAGCGGCGAAACGCGGTCGACCAGCGATGTGGAAGTCCCGGTGCTGCTGAGATGTCTGGCGGACCAGGGGCAAATCGAACCAGGCTATGCGATCAACAAAATGCGCGGCCAACTGCCGGCGATTGAATACGATTTGCCCACGGCGGTCTTCGATTCCTCACAGCCCTCGTGCTTGCGTTCGATCTTGGACGAAGTCTATCGGTTGGGGGCCATCGTGCGCGATCGCATTTCATTGGACACATGGCGAATTATTCATGGCATCGACGAAGATTTTCGCCCGGCCGAACATGGGACGACGACCCTGTCGGACTTGCTGGCGATGACCGACGAGTTGATTGCCAAGTTCTCTGCGTTTAGCGGAGTGATTATGGAGAGTATGACGCGCACGCAAGCGTTTCATTTCCTGGAACTGGGACGGCGGCTGGAGCGTTCGTTACAAATCATAAGCTTGGTGAAAAACTGTTTCATCCCCATGCCGGAATTTCCCGGACCGATATTTGGGACGGTTTTGGAAGTTGCCGACAGCCTGATGACATATCGCGCGCGCTATCTGGCGAATCGGCAATTGGCGGCAGTTCTCGATCTGGTGCTCACAGATGAAACGAATCCGCGTGCGCTGGCGTTTCAGTTTGTGCAGTTGGTTGAACATGTGGAACAGTTGCCGCGCGACCAAACCTCACCCGATTACGCAGCCGAACAACGGCTGGCCATGTCATTGCTGCATTCCGTCCGCCTCATGGATATTCAGGCCATCGCCGAAGTTCATGCGTTGGGTGATCATGAACCGTTGGAACGACTGACGGCCGAATGGGAGTCCCAATTACCAAAACTTGCTGAAGCGATTTCGCATCGGTACCTCGTTCATGCAGCCCCATCTCACCAGCTTGCTGATATTAGCCCGCAGTGAATTATCACATCACCCACACCACGAAATATATGTACTCCGAAGCGGTCCCGGTGTGCCATAATTTGGTGCATCTCGCTCCGCGGACGTTGCCCAATCAAGTCCCTGATGAATTCCGACTACTGATTCATCCCGAGCCGTACTCGGTCAGTTATGGCAAGGATTACTTCGGCAACGACGTCTCCTATTTTTCGATTTATCAAACCCACCGCGGTCTCACCGTGACAGCGACGAGCGATGTGGCGGTTTCCGCCGCCCCGGAAGTTGTCCCGGACGATACCGCACCTTGGGAACAGGTGGCAGCGCAATTGAAAACGGATCGCGCGGTCGAAGTGCTCGATGCGTATCAGTATGTCTTTGACTCGTCGAGCATTCAGCGATTCCCAGAATTAGCGGAGTACGTCAAACCGTCGTTTCCCGCAGGGCGACCGATTTTGGCGGGTGTGATCGACTTAACCGCACGGATCTACAACGACTTCACCTATGATCCCCGGGCGACGACAGTCCACACGCCGATTCGGGAAGTTTTTGAACAACGCCATGGTGTTTGCCAGGACTTTGCCCATTTGCAAATCGGCTGTCTGCGCTCGATTGGGTTAGCTGCACGCTATGTGAGCGGCTATTTGAGAACCGAGCCGCCACCGGGGAAACCGCGACTGGTGGGCTCGGATGCGTCGCATGCTTGGCTAGCGGTGTACTGTGGAGAGGCCGGTTGGGTCGGCATCGATCCCACGAACAATGTCTTGGCCTCGACCGACCACATCACCATTGGATGGGGGCGTGAATACAACGACGTCTGTCCGATTCAAGGCATTATTATTGGCGGCGGCGAGCACCGCATGAGCGTCGAAGTCGATGTTGTTCCGCCCGAGGTGACGAGCTAATCTTGCTTCAGACAGCGTCTGTCACCCACACTGCAGCGCGGTGTACGAACGCAACGAACGAGTCAGTCTTCCCCGACCAATGCGCGAGATTGCTCGTCGAGATCAGTCAGATATTCGTAAACGTCGCTGGGGCGAATTTGATGATGCAGTTGCATGTTCACGGCTTTGTTCTGCATTAATGCGACCAAACGGCTCAGGAGAGTGATGTGCTGCTCCCGTCCGTCGCGCGGTGAGAGTGTCAGAAACACCAATTTGGTTAGCCCGCTGTCTAGCGCACTAAAGTTGATGCCGTCGGGGGCAACTCCAATGGCTCCGACAAAGTTTGTGACGTTTTGGGTGCGCAAATGAGGAAAGGCAAGTCCCTTGCCGATAGCGGATGTACCGTGCCGCTCCCGTTCCAAGAGTCCGTTGATGATCTCTTCAGCGTGGACGCGTTCGACTCGTTCTTCACAGACTAAGGTCTGAACCAGTCTGCTGATCACCGACGATTTCCCCGATGCTGAGCGAATCATCTCAATACAATTCGGTCGAAAAACACTGGTGAGATCCAAGTGAGGCGCAGCGGGCTTTTTTTCTGAAGGCGAGCCGACCGGGATGGCTCCGCTGTTTGGCATAGCGCTGGCACTGTTCATCGAACGTATCCCCCCCAGAATAGAAAGCTTGCGAATGGTGATACTGCGTTGAAGACGCAATCGACGTGCCAAAGTCGTCGCGAAAGTTGGGTGAGGGAATTTGTTGATGTTTCTCGCTGGAATACTTGAGTTCCTTACTAGAACGGGGCTTAAACATCGCAGTGGTTTGCAGTCCTGTGCAAGACTTTGCACGCAGTGAACCGTTAAGCAGTACTTGGACAGGGTGACCTATGCGACATTCTTCACTGAGAGACGCCGCCGCATTCTATGGGATTGGCAAGCGGCCAATGCGTGTGGAGTTGCCTCAATGCAGGCCGTAACGGCTCATTTTATAATGCAGCGTCCGCACACTGACTCCGAGTGCTTTTGCGGTTTGTTCGCGGTGGCAGTCGGAGGCAGCCAAGGCGGCTTGAATGGCATCTTTTTCGGCATCTTCGGCGACTTCCGTCAGCGAGCGGATTCGCGCCGGGGCGGTTGTGGAGGTGTGGCGAATCTCTTGTGGCAGATCCTCGACACCGATCACATCCCCCTGCACGGTCACAACCAAGCGTTCCATGACGTTGCGAAGTTGCCGTACGTTGCCGGGCCAGCGCGCAGCTGTCAACTGATGCATGGCTTCGTCCTGGAGTTGCTTGGGAGGACGATTGTGCCGTTGGCAAAAGTGCGTTAGGAAATGTTCGATCAACAGAGGAATGTCGTCGCGCCGCTGTCGCAAAACCGGGACGTGGATGGGGACGATATTCAACCGGTAAAACAGGTCATCCCGAAATGTGCCGTCGTCGATCAGCACCTGAATGTCTTTGTTCGTGGCTGAGATAATCCGCGCGTCGGAAGAGAGTAGTTCTTCACCACCGACACGATTGAAATGTCCCGACTCGAGGACGCGGAGCAGGTCGACTTGGCTTTTGGGCGGGATCTCCGTGATTTCATCAAGAAAAAGTGTGCCACTACGGGAGCGCTCAAAACAACCCGGTTTTTGTCGAGCAGCGCCGGTGAAGGCCCCTTTTTCGTGGCCAAAGAGTTCACTTTCCAGCAAGGTTTCCGGCAGAGCACCCAGGTTAATGGCGACAAATGGACCATTGCGGCGGTCGCTCAAATCATGCAGGGCGCGTGCGATCAGTTCCTTACCGGTGCCGCTTTCTCCTTGGATTAGCACTGTGGCATCGGTGTCGGCCACTTGGCGAATTTGATGAAAGACATCCTGCATCGCCGAACAATTTCCGATAATGCCGGAGATCTCACCCGCATCGGCTAGGCGGTCTCGGAGTTCGCGATTTTCCACTTGCAAGCGATGATGGTCGAATGCTCGATTGACCTGTTGGCGAATGAGGTTCAAATCGACCGGCTTGGAGATAAAATCAAACGCGCCGCGTCGCATTGCGTCCACTGCGGTTTCCACTGTGCCGTGCGCTGTGATCACAATCACCGTTGTTTCGGGCTTGCGCTCCAAGAGCAACGAGACGAGGTCCAGACCATCGCGATCACCTGGCAAGCGGACGTCGGCGATGACGAGGCGGAAATCTCCTTCATCAAACAGTTCCAGCGCCTGGTGGACGTCACGAGCAGTGGCAATGACATCCGCCTCTTTCATGAGGCCTTTGGCCAAACCGGATCGAATGTTTGGTTCGTCATCGACAATTAAAATATTGAATCCGTCGTGCATAGCGGCGTGTAATTCCGTCAATAAAAACCTTAACCCAACGGAAGCGTCATCGTGAAGGTGGTTCCTTCATCGGAACAGCGAAAATCGAGGCTGCCGCGGTGTTGGCGGATGATTTTGTCACACAACGCAAGTCCCATGCCAGTGCCTTCACTTTTGGTCGTGAAATACGGGTCAAAGATGCGGTCGCGGAGGTTCTGCGGGATGCCGGTCCCAGTATCGACGACTTCGATTTGAATCGCACTGCCGGTCGGGGTCTCAACAACTGAGGGGCGGATCGTCAATACCCCGCCTTCGGTCATGTTTTCCATGGCATTGACGAGTAGGTTGAGCAGTACCTGTTCTAGGCGTACGCGATCCGCTTGAATCGAGGGCAAGGTTGTCTCGGGAATTTCGGTGCGGAAAGCGATATTTTGCATGTCTGCGCGCGGCGCAATCAATTTGACTTGGCGATCAATCAATTTCGCGATTTCTACTTGAGAATGATTCAATTGTCCCAGCGACGCGTAGTCGCGAAAGCTTTCGAGAACTCCTCCGACACGCGTCATTTCAGTTTTGATAACGCCCAGCATTTCATGGACTTCATCCAACGTCTCGTGTCCCTCCAACTCCTCTTCCATCAATTGAACGTGCAGCGACAACGCTGCCAATGGGTTTTTGATTTCATGATGCAATCCGGCTGCGAGTGACCCAAGGCCGATGTAGCGCTCCATGCGGCGCAAGCTTTCCTCAACCAGCACGCGTTCCGTGACATCGCTGATTTGGACGACGTTTCCAATATCCTCGTTTACCCGATTTCGCAGCGGATGACAAAACGCGCGCAAGGAACGCGTTCCGCCGGTTTTGGTCACGGGAAAGTCGCGGACCAAGGGCAATGTTTCAGCAGCCCGAGATTCCTGCCGGAACTCCTCCAGCGGAATTCGCTCATCCAGCTGTCGCAACGGTCTGCCGATTTGGTCCTCATGCAGTGAGAACATCTCAATGCCGCAACGATTGATCCCGGTGACGTGACCGGTCGGATCTGTGGTGATGATCGCCTGATCGATACTGCCCAAAACGTCGTCGGCCAGGACCATGATATTTCGCAGCGATTCTTGCGAGGAGCGGTAAGCCCGCCACAGTAACACGACCGCAATTCCAGTCACAATCAGATTCAGGACGACGAGGATTGTCAGGCGGAATTGCCAGCGAAGTTCACCGGCGAGTTCTTCGGCAGAAGTCTCCGCGGCGCCAGCGGGCAAGAGTTGGATCAGATTTTGAACAATCTCTTGTTCCCGCAGAAAATCGACCATGACCCAGATGGTGACAGCCAAAGACACCACACTCAGCGTCAATAATCCGGCAATCGCCAGCCGGTAGGTACTATCGTTCTCTGTGGATTGGACTTGGAACATCGAGACTCATTGACCGGTTTGGGGGCCGGAATAGATAACGACCTGGAGGAAAAGAGACGCGATTCGATCGATTGTGGGCAGCAGACGCCCCAGGCCGATCCACGAATGTGCGTCGCCTGTCGCAATCGATCATACTGAGATTGCGATGTCGAGCCAATTACTCACTGCCGTTTTGTCTCGAGGGCCAAACCTGCCCAATCAACGGAGAATCTGGACGGATTATTGACAAGTCGTTTCAAAACCCTCCGGCGCGTCTCACTGACACTGGTCTGAACGATTCGAGAACAAGCACAACCTGTTTCTGAAACTGGTTTTAGGCCCTCAAATAGCCGGGAGCGACAAGTCGGATTGGGTTTGAGGCCGTTCCACATCTTCAACCGGCAGAAACTGAGTCTTGTCAGGGTCAAATGCGAAGACATCACCCGTCTCAAACTTATAGACCCAACCGTGCAGTTTTAGGTCGTTGCGACTCAATGCGGCTGCCACGGTGGGATGCGTGCGCAGGTTTTCGAGTTGGACGAGTACGTTTTCTTCGACTGTCAGTGTCAGGCGTTTTTCTGGGTCGGAGATATGAGTGTAGTTTTCCTCAACGATACGGCGTGTTGCTTCGGCGTGATCCAAATAGGCCTTCACGGCCGGCATTTTTTCGATGCTCGCTTGATCCAACAGTCCACTCATGGCTCCGCAGTGAGAGTGTCCGCAGATAATGATGTCCTTCACCTTCAGGGCACTCACCGCGTATTCAATCGTCGCTGCTTCTCCCCCCATGACAGCGCCGTAGGGGGGCACGATGTTGCCCGCCGTTCGTTGGATAAAGAGTTCCCCCGGTTTCGTTTGCGTGAGCCAATTGGGGTCGATGCGGGAGTCGGAGCAGGTGATGAATAACGCCAGCGGTGTCTGTCCATCGACGAGCGTTTCAAACAGCCGTTGGTTTTGGCTGAATAGATTTCGTTGGAAACGATGAATGCCTTCGATCAATTTTTGCATGTGTGTCTCCCATTGGAATTGGCTTCCCTACCGGCTCTTTTTGTGCAGAAAGTTGCATGCTTCCTGCAAATAATTGCACCCATTTTAGGGTGGACAGATCTTCACCCGTA from Symmachiella dynata encodes:
- a CDS encoding circularly permuted type 2 ATP-grasp protein, translating into MVQLQEPNDIVPTSPLSVNGLIQNYAPPAGVYDEFIAADGTPRAHTRGFLDSINGIGREEFARRWQQAQRTVQANDFAFGGYATPEDKLRPWELDAIPLMISAAEWDKVSAALTQRARLLNLVLQDLYGEQTLVKQGLLPPELLYAHPGFLRPYHGQLDPSRHMLHFYAADLARSPNGEWWILADRTEAPSGLGYALENRIVVSRMLPDIFHRCQVERLAPFFIAAQETLHGLAPQHTENPRVVLLSHGPTSLNYFEDSYLARYLEYTLVEGGDLAVRNDQVMLKTLGGLLPVDVILRRQNSSDCDPLELGSKSGLGIAGLRQSTRNGAVGVANALGSGLVESVAFMAFMPRLCQLLLGEKLLIPGVASWWCGQPDGLAHVLKNLDNLIIQPAFRNRGKDGPTREALAQMSSTELANTIKANPVQFAAQEKVARSTVPIWRRDLNPAYLALRSYLVTDGEKYTVMQGALARTSSALDPLELSVRKGEGSKDVWILADGPVDQVTLLEEPGRAITLRRSGAELPSRTADNFFWLGRQMERAEATARLLRSAASRLSGETRSTSDVEVPVLLRCLADQGQIEPGYAINKMRGQLPAIEYDLPTAVFDSSQPSCLRSILDEVYRLGAIVRDRISLDTWRIIHGIDEDFRPAEHGTTTLSDLLAMTDELIAKFSAFSGVIMESMTRTQAFHFLELGRRLERSLQIISLVKNCFIPMPEFPGPIFGTVLEVADSLMTYRARYLANRQLAAVLDLVLTDETNPRALAFQFVQLVEHVEQLPRDQTSPDYAAEQRLAMSLLHSVRLMDIQAIAEVHALGDHEPLERLTAEWESQLPKLAEAISHRYLVHAAPSHQLADISPQ
- a CDS encoding transglutaminase family protein, coding for MNYHITHTTKYMYSEAVPVCHNLVHLAPRTLPNQVPDEFRLLIHPEPYSVSYGKDYFGNDVSYFSIYQTHRGLTVTATSDVAVSAAPEVVPDDTAPWEQVAAQLKTDRAVEVLDAYQYVFDSSSIQRFPELAEYVKPSFPAGRPILAGVIDLTARIYNDFTYDPRATTVHTPIREVFEQRHGVCQDFAHLQIGCLRSIGLAARYVSGYLRTEPPPGKPRLVGSDASHAWLAVYCGEAGWVGIDPTNNVLASTDHITIGWGREYNDVCPIQGIIIGGGEHRMSVEVDVVPPEVTS
- a CDS encoding PTS sugar transporter subunit IIA encodes the protein MNSASAMPNSGAIPVGSPSEKKPAAPHLDLTSVFRPNCIEMIRSASGKSSVISRLVQTLVCEERVERVHAEEIINGLLERERHGTSAIGKGLAFPHLRTQNVTNFVGAIGVAPDGINFSALDSGLTKLVFLTLSPRDGREQHITLLSRLVALMQNKAVNMQLHHQIRPSDVYEYLTDLDEQSRALVGED
- a CDS encoding sigma-54-dependent transcriptional regulator is translated as MHDGFNILIVDDEPNIRSGLAKGLMKEADVIATARDVHQALELFDEGDFRLVIADVRLPGDRDGLDLVSLLLERKPETTVIVITAHGTVETAVDAMRRGAFDFISKPVDLNLIRQQVNRAFDHHRLQVENRELRDRLADAGEISGIIGNCSAMQDVFHQIRQVADTDATVLIQGESGTGKELIARALHDLSDRRNGPFVAINLGALPETLLESELFGHEKGAFTGAARQKPGCFERSRSGTLFLDEITEIPPKSQVDLLRVLESGHFNRVGGEELLSSDARIISATNKDIQVLIDDGTFRDDLFYRLNIVPIHVPVLRQRRDDIPLLIEHFLTHFCQRHNRPPKQLQDEAMHQLTAARWPGNVRQLRNVMERLVVTVQGDVIGVEDLPQEIRHTSTTAPARIRSLTEVAEDAEKDAIQAALAASDCHREQTAKALGVSVRTLHYKMSRYGLH
- a CDS encoding two-component system sensor histidine kinase NtrB, yielding MFQVQSTENDSTYRLAIAGLLTLSVVSLAVTIWVMVDFLREQEIVQNLIQLLPAGAAETSAEELAGELRWQFRLTILVVLNLIVTGIAVVLLWRAYRSSQESLRNIMVLADDVLGSIDQAIITTDPTGHVTGINRCGIEMFSLHEDQIGRPLRQLDERIPLEEFRQESRAAETLPLVRDFPVTKTGGTRSLRAFCHPLRNRVNEDIGNVVQISDVTERVLVEESLRRMERYIGLGSLAAGLHHEIKNPLAALSLHVQLMEEELEGHETLDEVHEMLGVIKTEMTRVGGVLESFRDYASLGQLNHSQVEIAKLIDRQVKLIAPRADMQNIAFRTEIPETTLPSIQADRVRLEQVLLNLLVNAMENMTEGGVLTIRPSVVETPTGSAIQIEVVDTGTGIPQNLRDRIFDPYFTTKSEGTGMGLALCDKIIRQHRGSLDFRCSDEGTTFTMTLPLG
- a CDS encoding carbonic anhydrase, with the protein product MQKLIEGIHRFQRNLFSQNQRLFETLVDGQTPLALFITCSDSRIDPNWLTQTKPGELFIQRTAGNIVPPYGAVMGGEAATIEYAVSALKVKDIIICGHSHCGAMSGLLDQASIEKMPAVKAYLDHAEATRRIVEENYTHISDPEKRLTLTVEENVLVQLENLRTHPTVAAALSRNDLKLHGWVYKFETGDVFAFDPDKTQFLPVEDVERPQTQSDLSLPAI